One stretch of Arachis duranensis cultivar V14167 chromosome 1, aradu.V14167.gnm2.J7QH, whole genome shotgun sequence DNA includes these proteins:
- the LOC107464982 gene encoding F-box/LRR-repeat protein 4-like, which translates to MRGHDLINTFLPDELMVEIFGHLATKSSRDACSLVCRRWLRLERLSRSTLRIGASASPDIFLHLLPSRFSNLRNLHIDERLSIPLPLSLPLPVPARRRPLKVHCVADNTSSAETNPDSLCLSDAGLAALGEGLPRLERLSLIWCSNVSSEGLKSLAYKCTLLKSLDLQGCFIGDQGLAAIGQCCKQLEDLNLRFCEGLTDSGFTEFALGVGKSMKSLGVAACAKITDVSMEAVGSYCRSLETLTLDSEYIHDKGVHAVAQGCPHLKVLKLQCVNLTDDALKSVGAACLSLELLALYSFQRFTDKGLRAIGKGCKKLKNLTLIDCYYLTDKGLEAIATGCKELTHLEVNGCHNIGTIGLESIGKSCKHLTELALLYCQRIGNIGLLKVGQGCKFLQALHLVDCSGIGDEAICSIAKGCRSLKKLHIRRCYEVICLRDVDFKSYMFVYCSLSLSRNLLTDLSIRFCDRVGDEALIAVSEGCNLQYLNVSGCHLVGDAGVIAIARGCPQLCYLDVSVLPKLGDMAMVELGENCPLLKEIVLSHSRQITDVGLAHLVKSCTMLESCHMVYCSGITSAGVATVVSSCPNIKKVLVEKWKVSQRTKRRAGSVIAYLCVDL; encoded by the exons ATGAGAGGCCACGATTTGATAAACACCTTCCTCCCCGATGAATTGATGGTCGAGATTTTCGGCCACCTCGCCACCAAATCCAGCCGCGACGCATGCTCCCTCGTCTGCCGCCGCTGGCTTCGCCTTGAGCGCCTCTCCCGCTCCACCCTCCGAATCGGCGCCTCCGCCTCCCCTGACATCTTCCTCCACCTCCTCCCCTCCCGCTTCTCCAATCTCCGCAACCTCCACATCGACGAGCGTCTCTCCATTCCCCTTCCCCTCTCTCTTCCCCTTCCCGTTCCCGCTAGAAGGCGCCCTCTCAAGGTGCATTGTGTTGCCGACAACACCTCCTCGGCCGAGACCAATCCCGATTCGCTCTGTTTATCCGATGCCGGCTTGGCCGCTCTCGGCGAAGGCCTTCCTAGGCTCGAGCGCTTGAGCTTGATCTGGTGCTCTAACGTCTCTAGCGAGGGTTTGAAATCCCTTGCTTACAAATGCACCCTCTTAAAATCGTTGGACTTGCAG GGTTGTTTTATTGGAGATCAAGGTCTGGCTGCCATTGGACAGTGTTGCAAGCAACTTGAAGACTTGAATCTTCGATTCTGCGAAGGCTTGACCGATAGCGGTTTCACTGAATTTGCATTGGGTGTGGGGAAATCCATGAAATCTCTTGGTGTGGCAGCTTGTGCCAAGATAACTGATGTCTCCATGGAAGCTGTAGGATCATATTGCAGATCACTTGAGACGTTGACATTGGATTCCGAGTACATACACGATAAAGGGGTGCATGCTGTGGCTCAAGGATGTCCCCATTTGAAAGTTCTAAAGCTGCAATGTGTTAATCTAACAGATGATGCTTTGAAGTCTGTAGGCGCTGCTTGTTTGTCCCTCGAGTTATTGGCACTATATAGTTTTCAGAGATTTACTGATAA GGGCTTGCGTGCCATTGGGAAAGGATGTAAGAAGTTGAAGAATTTGACTTTAATTGATTGTTATTACCTAACTGACAAGGGTTTGGAAGCAATTGCTACTGGCTGCAAGGAGCTTACACATCTTGAAGTCAATGGATGCCACAACATTGGAACCATTGGACTAGAATCCATTGGGAAATCTTgcaa GCATCTCACTGAGTTAGCATTGCTTTACTGCCAAAGAATTGGCAATATTGGCCTTCTTAAGGTTGGACAGGGTTGCAAATTCTTGCAAGCCCTTCACTTGGTGGATTGCTCGGGCATTGGAGATGAAGCCATTTGTAGTATTGCTAAGGGCTGCAGGAGTTTAAAGAAACTTCATATTCGTCGATGTTATGAGGTAATCTGTCTTCGAGATGTAGATTTT AAATCTTATATGTTTGTTtattgctctctctctctctctcgtaaTTTGCTAACTGATCTTAGCATCCGATTCTGTGATAG GGTTGGGGATGAGGCTCTTATCGCAGTATCTGAGGGTTGTAACCTTCAGTATCTCAATGTTAGTGGTTGCCACCTAGTTGGAGATGCTGGAGTGATAGCCATTGCAAGGGGATGCCCTCAACTCTGTTATTTAGATGTGAGCGTGCTGCCG AAGTTGGGTGATATGGCGATGGTTGAGCTGGGAGAAAACTGTCCCTTGCTTAAAGAAATAGTACTTTCACACTCCCGTCAAATTACTGATGTTGGTCTAGCACATCTTGTGAAAAGTTGCACGATGCTGGAATCATGTCACATGGTTTATTGCTCTGGTATAACATCAGCTGGTGTAGCCACGGTTGTTTCTAGCTGTCCCAACATAAAGAAGGTACTTGTTGAAAAGTGGAAGGTTAGCCAGCGGACCAAGCGACGCGCCGGCTCAGTCATCGCCTACTTGTGTGTGGATCTTTAG
- the LOC107465103 gene encoding uncharacterized protein LOC107465103, whose product MRQFLWKGQVDGRGLSLVNWRTVITPKKFGGLGVRDPACVNISLLGKLSISKAFGALKDAFSWCIGSLDQSFLFDNWSIEGSIAQDVPFVHISDSDLTIRDVWKDGQWNLHDIFSIIPEDVKQRLNAYNPDLNAGESSGWSWGVASSRLYSARSGYSWLAKRKFDWNEHDNWLWVCRLHISEKYKFLIWLSLHNVIPTAEFRLGHALALSSTCHRCQNGSESILHCLRECPSAKEVWTLLGLYSDNSNLHDWLYRGARSGDAFLFFSTIWWIWRSRNHDLFNIDDSWSASKVVSLIRSSVREFHTIFAMHQSLSPLSLCLHWVPPPVHSIKLNCDASWFAIFGYAGFGCIIRNPNGCWLKGCTGKVEVCSVLFAELYAIWRGLLLAWESGFREVICETDCLEALFLVNQRMLSKDIPEWDLAKHIQEVMNWNWRVSILLIQRTANSVADCMAKAAASVADIHSNWSQPWSELQYLIDLDMTLAN is encoded by the exons ATGAGACAGTTCCTTTGGAAGGGTCAAGTTGATGGTAGAGgtctttctcttgttaattggaGGACCGTTATCACTCCAAAGAAATTTGGTGGCCTGGGTGTTAGAGACCCTGCGTGTGTTAATATATCTTTACTTGGTAAATTG AGTATCTCAAAGGCTTTTGGTGCTCTTAAGGATGCCTTCTCTTGGTGCATTGGGTCACTTGatcaatcttttttgtttgacaATTGGAGTATTGAGGGCTCAATTGCTCAAGATGTCCCTTTTGTACATATATCTGACTCTGATTTAACTATTAGAGACGTTTGGAAAGATGGTCAATGGAATCTCCATGATATTTTCTCTATCATTCCAGAAGATGTCAAACAGCGTTTGAATGCTTATAATCCGGATTTGAATGCTGGAGAGAGTTCGGGTTGGTCGTGGGGTGTGGCATCTTCTAGACTCTACTCAGCTAGGAGTGGGTACAGTTGGCTAGCCAAAAGAAAGTTTGACTGGAATGAGCATGATAATTGGTTGTGGGTATGTCGTCTGCATATTTCTGAGAAGTATAAGTTCTTGATTTGGCTCAGTCTTCATAATGTTATTCCTACGGCAGAGTTTCGTTTGGGTCATGCTTTAGCTTTATCTAGCACCTGTCATCGGTGTCAGAATGGTTCTGAATCCATTCTTCATTGTCTTCGGGAGTGCCCTAGTGCCAAGGAGGTCTGGACCCTTTTAGGCTTGTATTCAGATAACTCGAATTTACATGATTGGCTCTACAGAGGTGCAAGGAGTGGagatgcttttcttttcttttcgacTATCTGGTGGATTTGGAGAAGCAGAAATCATGACTTATTTAATATAGATGATTCATGGAGTGCTAGTAAAGTGGTGAGTTTGATTCGTAGTTCAGTAAGGGAGTTTCACACTATTTTTGCTATGCATCAATCTCTGTCTCCTCTTTCACTTTGTTTGCATTGGGTTCCACCTCCAGTTCATTCtattaaattgaattgtgatgctagttggTTTGCTATTTTTGGCTATGCTGGTTTTGGTTGTATCATTCGCAATCCTAATGGATGTTGGTTGAAAGGTTGCACTGGAAAAGTCGAAGTGTGTAGTGTTCTTTTTGCTGAATTGTATGCAATTTGGAGAGGTTTACttcttgcttgggagagtggatTTCGTGAGGTTATTTGTGAAACAGACTGTTTAGAAGCTCTTTTCTTGGTAAACCAAAGAATGCTTAGTAAGGATATTCCGGAATGGGATTTGGCAAAGCATATTCAGGAGGTTATGAATTGGAATTGGAGAGTCTCTATTCTTTTAATTCAGAGGACTGCAAATAGTGTTGCAGATTGTATGGCTAAAGCAGCTGCTTCTGTCGCGGACATTCACTCGAATTGGAGCCAACCATGGAGTGAGCTTCAATATCTAATAGATTTAGATATGACCCTagccaattaa